Proteins encoded by one window of Aphis gossypii isolate Hap1 chromosome X, ASM2018417v2, whole genome shotgun sequence:
- the LOC126552837 gene encoding probable nuclear hormone receptor HR3 isoform X4, whose translation MPSTIRAQIEIIPCKVCGDKSSGVHYGVITCEGCKGFFRRSQSSVVNYQCPRNKNCVVDRVNRNRCQYCRLQKCLRLGMSRDAVKFGRMSKKQREKVEDEVRFHRAQMRSSAAAAAAAAAAAVAAQTTAIDCCSTTTGGGNGGTAAVAADSSVFDHDQHGQHGHGQQQQQQMPSSTADHGLRIHQLHSGGGHLSQHHHQQQQQQQQQQQQQLQQQQQQQQHPQHQLHGQQQQFNINSNVQHAYAAAAAAAAAAAAAAAAGGGVNGANGGTGVGYGGGGYNSNGGSNAAAAAASLVVDTFAAYAAAATSSAVQSGANGSVPPPYDTAATSSNYVADSTTPAASSTTPSTAAATSTYGGDMEVSSVAAVASGAQDNLMAGVSGSTAAVSSAADAVQISELLSKTIADAHARTCFYTLDQIHDGMYRTATMAAANKATADKLIMYKTMPHEELWLECAQKLTSVIQQIIEFAKMVPGFMKLSQDDQIVLLKAGSFELAVLRMSRHYDLHRDCVYYADALLPADAFYTQDAVEKKLVSLAFEVSRSVASLKLTETELALYSAVVLLSPDRQGLKGTVEIGRLRQAILRALRMELDHRTAGGKTAATVDLQHQQQHHQQQQQQQNQVCDALIQKIPILRQLGMLHMEALAKLRRTVPHLEFPALHKELFSVDGS comes from the exons CTCAAATCGAGATCATACCGTGCAAAGTGTGCGGCGACAAGTCCAGCGGCGTCCACTACGGCGTGATCACGTGCGAGGGCTGCAAGGGATTCTTCCGGCGGTCGCAGTCGTCCGTGGTCAACTATCAGTGCCCGCGCAACAAGAATTGCGTGGTGGACCGCGTGAACAGAAACCGGTGCCAGTACTGCCGGCTCCAGAAATGCCTGCGGCTGGGCATGTCCCGTGACG CGGTGAAATTCGGGCGCATGAGCAAGAAACAGCGCGAAAAGGTCGAAGACGAAGTGCGCTTCCACAGGGCCCAGATGCGTTCGTCAGCAGCAGCCGCGGCCGCGGCCGCTGCTGCGGCGGTGGCCGCGCAGACCACGGCCATCGACTGCTGTTCGACCACGACCGGCGGCGGCAACGGCGGTACCGCGGCCGTGGCCGCTGACTCGTCAGTGTTCGACCACGACCAGCACGGACAGCACGGACACgggcagcagcagcaacagcagaTGCCCTCCAGCACTGCCGATCACGGGCTACGCATACACCAATTACACAGCGGGGGCGGACATCTCTCGCAACACCACCAtcagcaacagcagcagcaacaacagcagcaacagcagcaactacagcaacagcaacagcaacaacagCACCCGCAGCACCAGCTACACGGTCAGCAGCAACAGTTCAACATCAACAGCAACGTGCAGCACGCTTACGCGGCCGCCGCAGCAGCAGCCGCCGCAGCAGCAGCGGCCGCCGCGGCCGGCGGTGGCGTCAACGGAGCCAACGGTGGCACGGGAGTCGG ATATGGAGGAGGCGGTTACAACAGCAACGGTGGATCGAACGCAGCCGCAGCAGCCGCATCTCTGGTGGTGGACACGTTCGCGGCGTACGCGGCTGCAGCCACCTCGTCGGCGGTGCAGTCCGGCGCTAACGGTTCCGTGCCGCCACCATACGACACGGCGGCAACGAGCAGCAACTACGTGGCCGACAGCACGACACCGGCGGCGTCCAGCACGACACCGTCGACGGCCGCGGCCACGTCCACCTACGGCGGTGACATGGAAGTGTCGTCTGTGGCGGCTGTCGCGTCCGGAGCACAGGACAACTTAATGGCCGGCGTTTCCGGTTCTACGGCTGCCGTTTCTTCGG CAGCAGACGCCGTCCAGATCAGCGAGCTACTGAGCAAAACCATAGCCGACGCTCACGCCCGTACGTGTTTCTACACTCTCGACCAGATACACGACGGCATGTACCGAACGGCTACCATGGCGGCGGCCAACAAGGCGACAGCCGACAAATTGATAATGTACAAAACCATG cCTCATGAAGAGCTGTGGTTGGAGTGCGCGCAAAAATTAACGTCCGTCATCCAGCAGATTATAGAGTTTGCCAAAATGGTGCCCGGATTCATGAAACTATCGCAAGACGATCAGATCGTGTTACTTAAAGCGG GAAGTTTCGAGTTAGCAGTGCTGAGGATGTCCAGACACTACGACTTACACCGGGACTGTGTCTACTACGCAGACGCCTTACTTCCTGCTGACGCGTTTTACACGCAAGATGCGGTCGAAAAGAAACTGGTCTCGTTGGCTTTCGAAGTGAGCCGTTCCGTTGCTTCGTTGAAACTTACTGAAACCGAGCTAGCCTTGTACTCGGCCGTCGTGTTGCTTTCGCCAG ATCGGCAAGGCTTGAAAGGCACTGTGGAAATTGGTCGTCTTAGACAAGCTATTCTGCGAGCTCTACGTATGGAGCTCGATCATAGAACTGCGGGTGGCAAAACTGCAGCCACCGTCGATCTACAACACCAGCAACAGCATCACcaacagcagcaacagcagcagaATCAAGTGTGCGATGCTCTCATACAAAAGATCCCGATACTGAG GCAACTGGGAATGCTGCACATGGAAGCGTTAGCCAAGTTGCGTCGTACGGTTCCACACTTGGAATTCCCTGCTCTGCACAAGGAACTTTTCTCGGTTGACGGCAGTTGA